GCTCCGGGTCGAGGCCGAGGGCGCGAGGGTCGACCACCGTGGCACACCGCGTCCAGGAGGTCACCACTCGCGCGGCCGGATGGGCGATGGTATCGGGTTCCACGGGCGGATCGGCTTCCAGCAGTCCGTGTTCGGCGCAGTAGGCGTCGTTGTAGACGGTGTCGGCGTAGCGATGCGGACCGTCGGGGAAGATCGCGGCGATCCGGGTTCCGTCCTCGTGCACTCGTGCGGCCCAGCCTGCCACCAGCGCGACCGCGCCGACGCTCCAGCCGCCGCCGGCATGGTGGGTGGCGGCCAGGGTCCGGCAGGCCCACACCGCTTCCGCCGGTGCGACCCAATGGATTTCGTCGAAGGCGCCGTAGTCGACATTGCGCGGGTGGATACTCGAGCCGAGCCCCCGCATCAGGCGCGGCCCGGCCGGTTGCCCGAAGATGGTCGAGGACACGGTATCCACGCCGATCAGCCGCAGTCGCGGCATGAACCGGCGCAGTACCCGGGCCACACCTGCCGAATGGCCACCGGTGCCGACGGCACAGACCAGGACATCGATGCGGCCCAGTTGCCGGACCAGTTCGAGCGCCAGCGATTCATAGCCGTCCACATTGTCGGGATTGCCGTACTGATCGGGGCACCACGCCCCGGGCTCGGCGGCCAGCAGGCGTGCCACCCGATCGCGTCGCGCCTGCTGCCAGCCACCGCTGGGGTGCGGTTCGGTGACCGTTTCCACGTGCGCGCCGTAGGCCCGTAGCAGCCGCACCACCATCGGCTCCATCCCCGGATCGGTGACCACCGTGACCGGATGCGCGAACACCGTGCCGGCCAGTGCCAGGCCCAGACCTAGTGTGCCGCTCGATGATTCGATGATGCGGGCACCCGGGCGCAGCTCGCCGCGCTGTGCCGCGCGACGCACCATGTGCAGCGCGGGGCGGTCCTTCATCCCACCGGGATTGGCGCCCTCGAGCTTCGCCCAGAAGCCACGATCGCGTGGCGCCAGCGGCGCACCGATCCACAGCACCGGCGTATTGCCGACCAGTCCGCGCGGGCGTCGCACCGGCGGGGGTACGACCGCCGAATCCCCGCGTGGGAGGTCGAACACAGCGTTGTCCATGACTGTCGCTTTCGATATCGATTCCACCCGGATCGGGTGGCACAGCGGATGCGGGCAGCGGACACCGGCCGACGGCGGAAGCCGCCGGCCTGTCGCTGGCCGATCAGCGGCGAGCGATACCTGCGTGCGTCAGAATTTCGCGGCCGGACAGGGGGCGCGGCAGCACGCCCGGCGGTCCACGCCCGGCGATCACGCCACGCCGCACGGCGGCCACGATCGTGGCCGGCACGCACCACCACAGAGTGGCGGCGCCCGCCCAGGGTTTCGCCGAATCCGCCGGAAGCACCGTATCCAGGGCCAGGTGCCGATCGCGGACACAGCAGTCGTCCCATGCGGGCAGGTGTGAGCCGAGGTGAGCGAACTGCGACACCGACGGCGCGGAGTGAGTGGCGACCGGGTGATCATGGATGGCGGAGCCGGCGACCGCGCAGTCGACATGCAGCGCGAGCACGGCCAGTACCGCGGCGAGCAGTACGGCCGCGATCGATCGTCGTGGCCGGGACTTCGAGTTCACCACCGCGCACCCGGCCACGGCCGATGGCGCACCGACGGGATCCGGACGCGCACGCGACCAGCCGGTACCATCGCGAGGCACGTGACGAAACCACGGTCGGGACAGTGGTTCACGAACCGGCCTCCTCGAATACATGTGCACCGCAGTGTTTTTCACGAACAGACGCCCGGATCGTCGACCGGAAGAACGCCTCGACCTACTACGTGCGTACGTACACAGTAGATCATAGGCGACGGCGACACCCGCCCGCCCGACACTCACCCGAACACATACGAGAGTACCCCCGGGGGGTAATTACGACAAGCCGCACAGGCCACGGGCACCCGGATGCGCACCACCGCACCGGTGCGCCGCGGGATTCACCCCGGAGGGGCCGGCGACGCCGCCCGCAGGCGGCTTCCGCTCACCGGATATCGTCGCGCGCGGCCGCCGAAAGTCTGGTACCCAGCGTTTTCAGTCCGGCCCGGATCCGGGCCTTCGCGGTCGGCACCGGTATCCCGAGGTCGTGCGCGACCTCCGGATAGGTGCGGTCGCCGTAGAAGGCGAGCAGAATCGCCTCCCGCTGCCGATGCCCGAGCCGGTTCACCTCCCCGGCGACGGAGTGCTCGTCCATGCGCTGGGTGACCTCGTCGAAGACCACGTCCCGCTCACGCAGAAACTGACCGCGACCGAAGGCACGTTCGCGATCGGCCATCGATTGCTCCGAACGCACCCGATCCACCGCACGGCGATGCGCGAACATCATCAGCCAGGCCATCGGACTGGCCCGGCCGGCGTCGTACTCACCCGCTGCCGCCCACGCCTGCAGATAGACCTCCTGACTGACCTCCTGGGCCAGCACAGGACTGCGCAGAATCGCGGTCAGCCGCGACATCAAGCGGGCGTTCGTACGGCGGTAGAACTCGGCGAACGCATCGGCATTGCCGTCCGCAGTCTCATGCAGCAAGGTTGCTAGCTTCGCCGCAGTGGTGGCCGAGGTGCCCTTGCGGGAACGCTCATCGATGTCCATCGCACACCGTTCTCATTTCGCGGGATAGTCATACCGGAGACGAGATCGGCCCCATTGCCGAATCGCCTTTTCACTGCGTGCAGCGCCGAGCGTCGATGCGCGCGTCCAAGAGCGTGGTGCCCGGGCGGACAGCCGTGACCGACCGACCGGTGCCGTCCAAGAGACGACATTGGAAGCATCGAATCCGGGATGCGGGATGTTAACCGCGACACAAAATTAATTTTGCACTAGTTTCCGGCCGGGTTCAGCAGAACCGGCCAGTCTGCATCGAAAATGCGACAATTCCCTCCCCTGTGACTCGAATCGGCCGCAAAATAATGCGAGTCCGAATGTTTTCGCATTGGGCGGTCGCCGCTGCCGGTCCCCCCTTCGCGCGCCCGGTCGCGACCAGCGAGCCGGGTCGCGCCTCAATCCGGCAAGCGACGCATCTCGATCAGCGTCAATCCCAGCGCATCGATGCGGGCCAGCACACTGCGCATCGCGGTGTAGTCGGCCAGCGAGCCGAACAGTGTCGTCGTCCCCGCGGACCCGACGACACTGTGAGTCAGCTCGGGGAACTCGGCGAGCAGGCGCTCGGACAATTCGCTGTCGAGGACGAATTCGTACCGCATCGCCACCCACCTTCCGCACACCGCCGCCTCGCCCGGTCACGCCTCCGCCCGTTCACGCCCACAGCCGCCGCGACCGGCTCAGGACAGCGCCTTGCCCTTGAGCCGGTCGAATTCCTCCGCGGTAATGGTGCCGTCGTCCAGCAACTTCTTCGCATCGGCGATCTGCGCGGCCGAACTCGTCCCGGCCGTGTCCTTGATGTACGCGTCCTGGGCCGCTCGGGCCTGCCTCGCCGCATCCGCGGAACGCTCCGACATACCGCCCCCGCGCACGATCAGATACACCAGCGCGGTGATCAGCGGCAGGATGAACAGGAACACCACCCAGATCGCCTTCACCCAGCCGGACGTGGTGTGGTCCCGGAACAGGTCGGTGATGATCGAGAACAACAGGATCAGATACGCGACGAACGCGAAACTCATGATGATGAGCCAGAACACATCCCATACGGGCATGACGTCTCCTCGGTGCCGGCGTCCGGCTTCGTGGGGCCGAACGGCTCTGCGCGTCACCGTCGCGGACCGCGGCCATCGCGGCAGCCGTGGCGGCACCCGACCAGTTCACCCGCCGACGCGCGCCGGCGCTTCACCCGTTGCGGGTGACCTGTCAGCAGCGCCGTAGCATCGAAACGAGCTCGACCCTGTCTGATAGCCCCGACCGATCCGGAGGGAATCATGACCACACCAGGCGAATTCACGTTCGAGAGCGCCTACCAGGGCGAGGCCGGCCCGTTCCTGGATGCCAGACCCCCGTGGAGTCTGGGCGAGCCGCAGCCGGAATTGAAAGCGCTCATCGACCAGGGCAGGTTCCACGGTGACGTACTCGATGTGGGGTGCGGCGAGGGCGCGATCTCGCTGTATCTGGCCGAACGCGGCCACACGACCGTCGGGCTGGACTCCGCCCCGACCGCCGTCGACATGGCCCGCGCCGAAGCGGCGCGACGCGGACTGACCACCGCTTCCTACGAGGTCGCCGACATCGCCTCGTTCACCGGATACGACGGCCGCTTCGGCACCATCGTCGACAGCACCCTGTTCCATTCCATTCCGGTGGACCAGCGGGAGGGCTACCAGCAGGCGATCGTCCGTGCCGCGGCCCCCGCGGCGTCGTATTTCGTCCTCGTCTTCGATCGCAAGGCGCTGCCGCACCCGCCGGAGGGATTCGGCCCCAACCCGGTCACCGAAGACGAACTGCGCGAAGTGGTCTCGAAGTACTGGGTGATCGACGATATCCGCCCGGCACGCATCCACGGCAACAATCTTCCGCGCGACGACCGGTCACCGATCCGGTTCGACGACGTCCACGACGAACCTGGTGGCCGCACCTCGGTGCCCGCCTGGTTGCTGCAGGCTCATCTGGGCTGACAGGCCCGCGCGGAGCGGCCACCGAGTCCTCCCCTCCATATCGGACTCGGTGGCAGGCTCACCCGTCCATGCCACCAGCCCGAGCGATGACGAGGCAATACGGCCACCGACCCTCATCCGGCCCGCCCACCGCGCAGTAGTACTACTCATCAGTGGTACTAGTGAACGGATCGATTCGAGCACGGCGTCCGGAGGGCCAGTGGATGAGCTAGACCTGCCCGATCTGGGGGGATTCGTGCGCGGCCGTCGCACCCGCGCCACCGCGTCGGCCCCGTCGGGCTCGAGCCGGCAACAGCTCGCGACGGCGGTGCATTCGAGTGTCGGCTACATAGCCAAGATCGAACAGGGGGGCGCGGTCAGCCCGAGCACGGGCGTGCTGGATGCCCTGAGCACGGCCCTCGGCCTCGACGTGGACGAACACGCGCACCTCTATCGTCTCGCGGGCCATACCGAACCGGCCCGGGACGACGATCCGCTCCGTGAATCCGTCCTGGGGCAGACCCTCGACGCCCTCGCCCCCAACCCGGCGGTGGTATTGACCGATCGATTCGACATCGTCGTAGGAAACCGAGCTTTCGAGGCCGCCTTTCCCGGTGTGCGGGAGTGCGGCAACACCTTGCGCTGGATCTTCACCGACCCTCATGCCCGGTTGGTACTCGAGGAGTGGGAGCGCGAGGCGGGCCTGGCGGTGGGCGCGCTGCGGCATTACGCGGCCCGGCCGCGGGATCGGCGGCACGTCCGTGAACTGGTCGACGAATTGGCCGAGCACCCGGACTTCCGCCGCCTGTGGAGCTCCGGGCGCGTCGTCACGCACCGGACGGATCCCGTGGTGCGCCTACGCAATCCACGCTCGGGAGCCGTGTACGCGGTACTGACGCAACAGTTCCGCACGGCCGGAAATGGTCGACCGGCGCGGATGGTGGTCGGTCTGCTGACCGATCGCGCCGGCGCTCAGTAGATTTCGTTCAGGAAGTCCAGCACGAGTTCGTTGACTTCGTCCGGATGGGTGATGTTCACCGCGTGGGTCGCTCCGGCCACATTGTGCAGGGCGGCCGAACCGCCGAGCGCTTCGGCGAGCGCGGCCATCTCCTCATTGCTGAACGCCTGGTCACCGACTCCGCGGACGAGAACGGCCGGACAGGTGATGGCACCGATCATTTCGGTGATGGTTTCGCGGTTGATCAGGCAGTCCGCCGCCAGCCGAAGCCGAGTCCGGTCGGAGTTCAGCCACTTGTCGAGCCACGGCTGCTGGTCATCGCGGGTACCGCCGATCATCACCGAGGCCATGGTCTTGGCGAGCGGGGCCAGCGGCGCCGTACCCATCCACGTGTCCATCACCTCGCGGTAGCCGATCTTCTGTTTCGGGCTGTAGGCCTGCGCCGAAGTACCGATGAGGATCAGCCCGTCGACCCGGCCCGGATGCAACAGCGCCATCCGCAATGCCGTGAATCCGCCCTGCGACATCCCGCCGACGACAGCCTTGTCCACGCCGAGCGCGTCGAGCACTGCCCAGGAATCACGCGCCAGATCCCAATAGCTGAACGGCGTTCCGTCGTCCTCGGTCAGGCCGTGACCGCGGGCATCGACCGTCACCACTCTGAACCGCGGCGCCAGTCCGGCCACCTGGGCATCGAACATCTGCCGATCCAAGAAGTAGCCGTGGCCGAGCACTACGACCGGGCCGTCGCCACCCGGGTCGCTGTAGTGGACCTTCGCGCCGGCCGAGGTCACGTGCGGCATGACAACAACGCCTTCCTCTCGGGTAATCCGCCGCCCAATCTAGCAGGAACACGTTCTAGTCTGGCCTGTGCGCCGTGTCTGTCCGATCGCGGCACCGGTTGCCGCGGCGGCGATCTCGTCCGACCCGCGCCGGTCAAGCACCGTCCGGGCATCCGGCTGTCGTCGCGCGCGCGAGTTCCGCCACGACATCGTCGATGTCGTGGCGCCTGCGCAACGCCGCCAGCTGCCGTTGCGCACCGTTGCCGCGGGCTCGCACCCGCGCCAGGATATCGGTGACGAATTCGTACTCCCCGAGCTCGCGCAGAGCCGGAGCGGCGTAGCCGACGAGCCGGTCGAGCCGCGTGCCCGCAGGCTCGACCCGCGCCGATACCGGGTCCACTCCCTCGCCGTCGAGTCCGGCCTGCCCAGCCTTCCAGTACGCCGCGCGCAGTGCCGCCGCCGACACGTCAGGGGCGCGGTCGCCGTGCCGCACCGCCTCCTCGGCCGTGATCGCCGCGGCCCGGACGAGACTCGCCAGCAGCACCGACTCCTCGACCGTGGCGGGTACGTCGCTGATCCGGACCTCGAGGGTCGGGAACGTGGTCGACCGCCGAATATCCCAGTACACCATGTCCGGGTCGAGGATGCTGCCGCACGCCAGCATCATCGCCACCGCGGCGTCGTATTCCGCACCGGACCGGAAATACGGCGGCGGCCCCGCGCTGGGCCAGCGCCGCCAGAGAATACTGCGCCAGCTGGCATAGCCGCTGTCGGCGGCGCGATAGACCGCCGAGTTCGCGGTGAGCGCCAGCCACACCGGCAGCCACGGGCGCAAGAAGTTGCTGACCTGCACCGCCATGTCCGGGTCGGGCACCGCGACGTGGACATGACAGCCGCACAGCCCTTGTTCGTGGGCCAGCCTGCCGAAACGCTCGGCGATTCGCTGGTAACGGGGCGTATCGGTCACCGGATAGGAGTCGGGCACGGTCGGCGGGACCCCCGCCGCCAACAGTCGCGCATCGTTGTCGCGGGCGCAGCGCGCCACCGCGCCGCGCAGCCCGCGCAGTTCCCGGAGCAGATCCTCGGCCCGGGTGTGGACCCCGCTGGCAGTCTCGACCTGGCAGCTGGTGAGCTCCAGTTGTAGCTCCACTCCCGAGTGCCGGGCCGACCGAGCCACCTCGGTGTTCTTCGGGACGGGGGCGTGGGAGACCGGGTCCACGAGCAGGAATTCCTCCTCGACACCGACCGTCACATCCGCGACATTCACCGGGTCTCACACTCCGCGGCGGTCATCGGGATTCGCGGCGGGGGCACACCGCGGCGGCACTCGTGGCGAGGATGCGAGCATCACAGCGGTGGAGCCAGCCGCGACCGCACCCCGGCAACATCTCGCTGCTGTTCGCCGAATCCCATGGCGTCCTCCGATCCGATGCGCCGGTGTTTACCCGTTCCACACCGCGCTACCCCGGCCCCGACAGGCCAAACACCTCGACGAAGAGCGTGTCGGCGCGGCGGCGCGGTCTAGCGCCGCCGGCCGCGCAGATAGTCCGAGACCACCGCCGCACCCAGCCCGTCCAGATCTGGCGCGATCACCCGCCCGCCACTGCGGCGGGCCATCAGATCGACGAACGCCGCGAGCCTGGGATTCTCTCCCAGCACGAAAACCGATACCGAGGCACCGAGTTTCGCGAGGGTGTCGACCTGGGCCATGGTCACCGCCAGGGTGCGCGTCTCGGGCGGCCAGTTGAAGTAGGAGGTGCCGTCGGGTTCGAGGTGGGCAGTGGGTTCGCCGTCGGTGACCACCAGGACGACCGGCACCGCATCGGGGTGACGGCGCAGATGGCGGGCCGCGAGCAGGAGGGCGTGATGCAGGTTGGTGCCTTGCTCCCACACCGCTTCCAGGGCCGTCAGCTCGCCGATGTCGACGGTGCCGGCATGGCGGCCGAAAGTGATCACTTCCAGTGCGTCGGAACGGAACCGGGTGCTGATCAGCTGGTGCAGCGCCAGCGCGGTCCGCTTCATCGGCAGCCAGCGGCCGTCCTGCACCATGGACCAGGAGGTGTCGACGCACAGCGCCACCGCCGCGCGCGAGCGCTGATCGGTTTCGGCGATCTCCACATCGGAGACCGCCAGCGATACCCGCCGGCTACCGGTCGATGCCGAACGCAGTACGGCATTGCGCACGGTCTTGGACACATCCCATGGTTCGGTATCGCCGAATTGCCACGGCCTGCTGGCGCCGGTCGGCTCCCCCGCGGCGCCGGCGGTCACGGTGTCGCGTTGTCCGCGCTGGGTGCGCAGGCGGCCGATCACATCGCGCAGCGCCACCTCACCGAGTCGGCGTAAGGCCTTGGGCGTCAGGCGAAGCGACCCGTCGGGCGCGCGCTCGAACAGGCCCTGGCGGCGCAGTTCGCGCTCGAGCTCAGCCAGTCGACCGGCCTCGACACCCGCCTCCGCACCGAGTTGGCGCGTCAACGCGTCGAGGTCGATATCCTCGAGCCGGGCTCCTGGATAGGACTGGCCGAGTTGTTCGGCCAGCGCGTCCAATTCGGCCAGATCCTGCATGGCCTGTGCGGCCTCACCCATGCCCATCGGGTCCTGGCCGCGGAAGCGCTGTCCCGATTCCCAATCCTCACCGGGGCGTAGCGCACGCAGGTTGGCGTCGAGGGCGGCGATCTGCTCGGCGATGCGTGAATCACCGAACGCCTGACCGATCAGTTCGCTCAGTTCCGCCTGCTGCTGCGGTGTCAGCGAATTCATCATCCGCTGCGCGGCCGCCGCGCGGGCCGCGAGCGCGTCGATCAATTCCTCCGTGTCGCGCGGATTCTCGGGGAAGTACTCACCGTGTTCGGCCATGAACTCGGCGAACTGCTGGGCGGTGTCCTCTCCGCGCGCGTGCGATGCGAGCAGATCGTTGAGATCCGACATCATCCGGCGCACGCCTTCGACATCCTCGGGGGTGGCATTCTCGAGCGCCTGCTTCATGCCCTGGAACCGGGAGTCGAGCAGTTCCTGTCCCAGCAGTTCACGAATGCGTTCGTAGTTCTCCCGGCCGGTCTGCGAACGCCACGCGTAGTCGGCGAGTTCGGTGACCGCACCGGCCGGGCTCGACGGCAGCGCGTCCAGTTGCGCCTCGGCGAAGCGGGCGTCGTCGGAGGGATCGGGGAACAGCGCGGCGCGCTCGGCCTCGAGCGCCTCCTCCAACAGTTCCCGCACCTGCCGCAAGGTGCCGTCGAGCCGATGCCGGCGGGTGATCTCCGCGCGGCGCTGCCACAGCCGGCGAGTCAGTTCGTCCAGGCCCGGTGCGTGGGCGGTGCCGCGACGCAGCAGTTCTTCCAGCGCGCTGCGCGGTGAGCTGCCCTCCATCACGTCTCGACCGACCTGGTCGAGCGCGTCGCGCAGATCCAGTGGTGGCGCCAGCGGATCGGGTCCGTCGTGGTAGGGGCCGTAGGAATAGCGATCGGGGGCTGTCATGTTGTCTCACACCATCGTTCGGTGATCAGGATCCATAGGTGGCGGTGCCGTCCTCGGAATCCTTGGCCAGCTGCCGCCCCAGATACAGTGCCTCCAGGGCGAATTCGACGGCGGCCGCGATCCGGGCGGGAGAATCGGTGGCACCGACCCCCAGCCGGTCGGCGACCTCCTGCAGTACCGGCAATTCCGGTAGCGCCGCGAGCACCTCCTGCCCGGGCACGCGTTCTCCGGTCGTGACGGGATGGCCCGCGCTGACGGCTTCGGCCAGCGGCCGCAGGTCCACTCCGGCCAGGCGACCGCGCGCGGTATCGGCGAAGGCGCGTCGCAGCAGGTGGGTGAGGTGCTCGGTCTCGCGGCCCTCCTCACCCGATTCGAACTCCACCTTGCCGCGTAGGACGGCCGGTACCGACTCCAGATCCACCGGCCGGGCGACCGCGGGCTGCTCCCCGGTCAATGCCGCGCGACGCAGTGCGGCGGCGGCCACGGTCTCCGCGGCGGCGACCGCGAACCGGGCCGATACGCCGGAGCGCTGGTCCACCGCCGAGGATTCGCGCAGCGATCGCACGAATCGCGCCAGCACCTCGATCAGCGGATCGCCGACCTCGGCGACCAGCTCGGCTTCCTGCCGGACCAGTGCGATCTCGGCCTCGACGTCGAGCGGATAGTGGGTGCGGATCTCAGCACCGAAGCGATCCTTCAGCGGGGTGATGATGCGGCCGCGGTTGGTGTAGTCCTCGGGATTGGCGGTGGCGACCAGCAGCACATCCAGCGGCAGGCGCAGCGTGTAGCCGCGCACTTGGATATCGCGTTCCTCCATCACGTTCAGTAGCGCGACCTGAATCCGCTCGGCCAGGTCGGGCAGCTCGTTGAGGGCGACGATGCCGCGGTGGGCGCGCGGCACCAGCCCGAAATGAATGGTTTCCGGATCGCCCAGACTGCGCCCTTCGGCCACCTTCACCGGGTCCACGTCGCCGATCAGATCGCCCACGGAGGTGTCGGGAGTGGCGAGCTTCTCGGCGTATCGCTCGCTGCGATGCCGCCAGGCCACCGGCAGATCGTCACCCAGTTCGGCCGCCAGGCGCCGGCCCGCGGGACTGATCGGCGCGAGCGGGTGTTCGCCGAGTTCGGCGCCGTCGATGACCGGCGTCCACTCGTCCAGCAAGCCCACCAGGGTGCGCAGCAGGCGGGTCTTTCCCTGGCCACGCTCGCCGAGCAGGACCACATCGTGGCCGGCCAGCAGCGCTCGCTCCAGTTGCGGGACGACCGTGCGGTCGAAACCGACGATGCCGGGCCACGGATCGGTTCCCGACCGCAGTGCGGCGAGCAGATTCTCGCGGATCTCGGTTTTCACCCCGCGCGGCTGATAACCGGCGGCGCGCAGTGCGCCCGCGGTGGCGGGCAGATGCTGGGGAACACTCACCACAGCGACGCTACGACGATCCGGCGACTCCGACAACGGCTTCGCTGTTCGCTGCGCGCGGACAGCGCGGATCACCGTGGTCGAACGCTCCGATGCGCGGCTGGTTACGACAAACCGGTTATGCGATGCATCGCACTTCCTGATGTCGATGTCCTGTGGGTGGCCGCTGGAAACCGGGCGTATTCAGCGCCGCCCATCCCCGCCGCGATCCGGAAAACGGCCCTCAACACCACGAAAGCGCAAGAGTGCCACCAGGAATCGACTACCTCACCAGCCACATGTTAATCGTCGCCCCACCCGGGTAGCCGCAGAACAGGTGCAGCGCCGCGCCCGAACCGATGCTGTCTATCGCTGAAGGACGAGATTCGCATGAGCACTCCCGAGACCTCCACTCTGCTGGCACAGTTGCGCGCTGTGCTGACCTTGACCAACACCGAGATCCAGGTGGCCGAGACCCGTATCGCCCAGGCGCGGACCGAGGCGGTGCGCCGGGAACTGTCCGAGAACGCCGACAAGGGGCGTGCCCGCGCGGAGGCGGTCGAGGCGGCGATCCGCGAATTGGGCGGGGTGCCGGAGGTGGTCGGGCCGTTCCTCGGCCGCGCGGTCGCCGCGCTCAAGGCGATGGCCGAACAGGCTCAGCCCTTCGACGAGGCGCTGCTCGGTGACTTGGCCCTGGAACATCAACTGCTCGACCGCGCCCGCTACATCAAGGCCCTGGCGTCCGCCGCCGGGCAGCGCGAGGTGATCGCGTTGGCTCAGCGATTGGTCACCGCGCATTCCGCGACCGTGGAATGGCTGACGACCGTGTTGGCCGAAGATGCCCTGGGCGGCCCGGCGGCATTGCGCCGCACCGCTTTACAGGCCGCCACCGGCACCGCGGTGAAGCTGTTCAACATCCCCGTCACCTGGTCGGCACGCGGCCTGGACCGAGCGCTGGACACCGTGCGCTCCACTCCGCCCGCACTCGGCGACCTGCTCGCCCGCGGGGCACATGCGGGTGATGTGGCCGTCAAAACGCTCTCGGCTTCGCGCGACGCCGCGCTCGAGACCGCCGAGCAGGTCACCCGCCACGAAGGCGCCGACACCGCCGCCCACGCCCTGCATTCGATTCGCACCGCCACCGGCGTCCTCGAACCCGAAGAACTGCCGGTCCGCGAGTACGACGAGTTGAACGTCTCCCAAGCCGTCGCGGCGGTGAAGGAGCTCACCGACCCCGCCGACATCCGCGCGATCGTCGCCTACGAGGAGGCCCGCAAGAACCGCAACGGCGTCGTCTCGGCCGCCCAGACCCGGCTCGCCGCGATCGCCCAGGAGGTCACCGGTCTCAATTGAGCCGGTCCGCTCGGACCGCGGCCGAAGATCCGGACCTTGTCGCCGGCCCGGGCCCGTTCCTCGTCGCATATTCGAGACTCTCGATGCCGGCCGACAGGATCTCGTCGAATCTCGTCGCGATACGCCGCGTCGTCGGGGCGTCGACGGCATCGGTGGCGTATTCGACGAGTCCGTACAGCGCTCGTGGGTGTCCGCCGTCGTCCTTCTCCTCGCTGAGCACGAGGGAGAGGTCCCAGTCGGCGGGGGCGGGTGCCTCGACCGGTTCCCAGGTGGCCGGAAGCCCGGCGCGCCGCAGGTCGGAGGTCGGAATGTTCTGGAACGCCAGGCGGATTCGCAGCCGGTCGCCGATACCCAGCGCATCGGTCAGGAATTCGAACGGTATGTCCTGGTGGTCCATGGCGGCCAGGGTGGTGTCGCGGACCCGCTCGAGCAGAGCCACGAAATCCTGGTGGTCGTCCACCGCGGTCCGGAGCACGAGGAAGTTCGTGAAACGGCCGACCATATCCTCCATACCCACCTCGGTGCGCCCGGCCGTCGGGGCGCAGACGGCGATGTCGTTCCCGTAACCGAACTCGC
The genomic region above belongs to Nocardia spumae and contains:
- a CDS encoding ATP-binding protein; protein product: MSVPQHLPATAGALRAAGYQPRGVKTEIRENLLAALRSGTDPWPGIVGFDRTVVPQLERALLAGHDVVLLGERGQGKTRLLRTLVGLLDEWTPVIDGAELGEHPLAPISPAGRRLAAELGDDLPVAWRHRSERYAEKLATPDTSVGDLIGDVDPVKVAEGRSLGDPETIHFGLVPRAHRGIVALNELPDLAERIQVALLNVMEERDIQVRGYTLRLPLDVLLVATANPEDYTNRGRIITPLKDRFGAEIRTHYPLDVEAEIALVRQEAELVAEVGDPLIEVLARFVRSLRESSAVDQRSGVSARFAVAAAETVAAAALRRAALTGEQPAVARPVDLESVPAVLRGKVEFESGEEGRETEHLTHLLRRAFADTARGRLAGVDLRPLAEAVSAGHPVTTGERVPGQEVLAALPELPVLQEVADRLGVGATDSPARIAAAVEFALEALYLGRQLAKDSEDGTATYGS
- a CDS encoding ferritin-like domain-containing protein, with amino-acid sequence MSTPETSTLLAQLRAVLTLTNTEIQVAETRIAQARTEAVRRELSENADKGRARAEAVEAAIRELGGVPEVVGPFLGRAVAALKAMAEQAQPFDEALLGDLALEHQLLDRARYIKALASAAGQREVIALAQRLVTAHSATVEWLTTVLAEDALGGPAALRRTALQAATGTAVKLFNIPVTWSARGLDRALDTVRSTPPALGDLLARGAHAGDVAVKTLSASRDAALETAEQVTRHEGADTAAHALHSIRTATGVLEPEELPVREYDELNVSQAVAAVKELTDPADIRAIVAYEEARKNRNGVVSAAQTRLAAIAQEVTGLN